Proteins found in one Geomonas subterranea genomic segment:
- a CDS encoding DEAD/DEAH box helicase produces MKFSELQLPELVQKGIDETGFTDCTPIQEKALPLSLTGKDVAGQAQTGTGKTATFLITVFTKLLSQQKTGAVNHPRALILAPTRELVVQIEKDAQALGKHTGFTIQAIYGGVDYMKQRDALKAGADIVIGTPGRLIDYLKQKVYSLKDIEALVIDEADRMFDMGFIADLRFILRRLPPYDKRQNLLFSATLNTRVMELAYEFMNMPEKVSVTPEQMTAERVEQVLYHVARKEKFPLLLGLLRKMGMERTMIFVNTKREAEYLQDRLNANEFPAKVISGDVEQRKRMKILSDFKAGLLPIMIATDVASRGIHIEGVSHVINYDLPQDCEDYVHRIGRTARAGAEGMAISLADEDGAFFIEAIQEFIKQKIPTEWAEDDMFVHDYKRTARPPRRTDEKTGGRGGKSGERGGKPGRGESRGRGGKPVEKKKEVAGKPAPDEIKEVAAAEGDAEGAAKRKRRRRKPKAKTTEQQPEQP; encoded by the coding sequence ATGAAATTTTCAGAGCTGCAGCTGCCGGAACTGGTCCAGAAAGGGATCGATGAGACCGGCTTCACCGACTGCACACCGATACAGGAAAAGGCGCTGCCGCTTTCCCTCACCGGCAAGGACGTCGCTGGCCAGGCCCAGACCGGCACAGGCAAGACCGCTACCTTCCTCATCACCGTCTTCACCAAACTGCTGAGCCAGCAAAAGACCGGCGCAGTCAACCATCCCCGCGCTCTCATCCTCGCCCCCACCCGCGAACTGGTGGTTCAGATCGAGAAGGACGCGCAGGCCCTGGGCAAACACACCGGCTTCACCATCCAGGCCATCTACGGCGGCGTGGACTACATGAAGCAGCGCGACGCGCTGAAGGCCGGCGCCGACATCGTCATAGGCACCCCCGGACGCCTCATCGATTACCTGAAACAGAAGGTCTACTCGCTCAAGGACATCGAGGCCCTGGTGATCGACGAGGCGGACAGGATGTTCGACATGGGCTTCATCGCCGACCTGCGCTTCATCCTGAGAAGACTCCCCCCCTATGACAAGCGCCAGAACCTCCTCTTCTCCGCTACCCTGAACACCCGCGTCATGGAGCTCGCCTACGAGTTCATGAACATGCCGGAGAAGGTCTCGGTGACGCCGGAGCAGATGACCGCCGAACGCGTGGAGCAGGTGCTCTACCACGTGGCGCGTAAAGAGAAATTCCCGCTGCTCCTCGGCCTCCTGCGCAAGATGGGGATGGAACGGACCATGATCTTCGTGAACACCAAGCGCGAGGCGGAGTACCTGCAGGACCGGCTCAACGCCAACGAGTTCCCCGCCAAGGTCATCTCCGGGGACGTCGAGCAGAGAAAACGGATGAAGATCCTCTCCGACTTCAAGGCGGGGCTTCTGCCGATCATGATCGCCACCGACGTCGCCTCCCGCGGCATCCACATCGAGGGCGTTTCCCACGTGATCAACTACGACCTGCCGCAGGACTGCGAGGATTACGTGCACCGCATCGGCCGCACCGCCCGCGCCGGCGCGGAAGGGATGGCGATCTCGCTCGCGGACGAGGACGGGGCCTTCTTCATCGAAGCCATCCAGGAGTTCATCAAGCAGAAGATCCCGACCGAGTGGGCGGAGGACGACATGTTCGTCCACGACTACAAGAGAACGGCCAGACCTCCCCGCCGCACCGATGAAAAGACCGGCGGCAGGGGGGGCAAATCCGGCGAGCGCGGGGGAAAGCCCGGCCGCGGCGAATCGCGCGGCAGAGGCGGCAAGCCGGTTGAGAAGAAGAAGGAAGTCGCCGGGAAGCCGGCGCCGGACGAGATCAAGGAAGTTGCCGCTGCCGAGGGGGACGCTGAGGGTGCCGCCAAGCGCAAACGCCGTCGTCGCAAGCCCAAGGCGAAGACCACGGAGCAGCAGCCCGAGCAGCCGTGA
- a CDS encoding helix-turn-helix transcriptional regulator: MTGKGRPPRKYSQAGRVHDVIRLIEARHGISVAELAEETGVNKRTIHRDLVAIQEAGYPLISDWQDGEKVYRFLTRFKDVPPISFTLQELMTLSLLRSQLDLLKGTPFMEDMQSVFRKVNSVLPPRLAAHMERIAEVSLPLLQGKRDYSRCAEYLQLIRNALLYQQTVVISYRTPNRPEPVDYRVDPYTLLFQKGGIYLLGYAQQREALRTFAVERICAVETLKERFEIPEGFHPGSALGEAFGIVAEPPMNVVIRFSASIAHAIRDRVWHSSQKFEDQGDGTLLLKFHAGGKMEILAWLLSYGAHAELLQPADLREELAGMVQATARVYAPPPGPFPSGGGDT, encoded by the coding sequence GTGACCGGAAAGGGACGTCCCCCTCGCAAATACTCCCAGGCGGGCAGGGTCCACGATGTGATCCGCCTCATCGAGGCTCGGCACGGCATCTCCGTTGCCGAGCTCGCCGAGGAGACCGGCGTCAACAAGCGCACCATCCACCGCGACCTGGTCGCCATCCAGGAGGCGGGGTACCCGCTCATCTCCGACTGGCAGGACGGCGAAAAGGTGTACCGCTTCCTGACCCGGTTCAAGGACGTCCCTCCCATCAGCTTCACCCTGCAGGAGCTGATGACCCTTTCGCTTTTGCGCTCCCAGCTGGATCTCCTCAAGGGGACCCCGTTCATGGAGGACATGCAGAGCGTCTTTCGCAAGGTGAACTCGGTGCTGCCGCCGCGTCTCGCCGCGCACATGGAGCGCATCGCCGAGGTCTCGCTGCCGCTTTTACAGGGCAAGCGCGACTACTCGCGCTGCGCCGAATACCTGCAACTGATCCGCAACGCCCTGCTCTACCAGCAGACCGTCGTCATTTCCTACCGCACCCCCAACCGCCCCGAACCGGTCGACTACCGGGTCGATCCCTACACGCTCCTTTTTCAGAAGGGGGGCATCTACCTCCTCGGATACGCTCAGCAGCGGGAGGCGCTGCGCACCTTCGCCGTCGAACGCATCTGCGCCGTCGAGACGCTGAAGGAGCGCTTCGAGATTCCGGAGGGATTCCACCCCGGATCGGCACTCGGTGAAGCCTTCGGCATCGTGGCCGAGCCCCCCATGAACGTGGTGATCCGCTTCTCCGCCTCCATCGCACACGCCATCAGGGACCGCGTCTGGCACTCGTCGCAGAAGTTCGAGGATCAGGGGGACGGAACGCTGCTCCTGAAGTTCCACGCGGGGGGCAAGATGGAGATCCTCGCCTGGCTCCTCTCCTACGGCGCGCACGCGGAACTGCTGCAACCGGCGGACCTGCGCGAGGAACTCGCGGGGATGGTGCAAGCAACGGCGCGGGTGTACGCCCCCCCTCCCGGCCCCTTCCCCTCCGGGGGCGGCGACACGTGA
- a CDS encoding class I SAM-dependent methyltransferase, whose translation MAEAAATTKLAEIILKRIRSRGDITFASFMESALYEPDLGYYTSPGRKVGAEGDFYTSMNVHSAFGRLISREIGRFWELLGCPDSFTVAEAGAGGGQLAQDILDAVSEENVGLYAVLTYRLIEKEPSLKEAQASRLERHAERLAWSSPQELADGQLKFTGCIISNELFDAMPVHLVEMTEDGLKEVFVSADASGFRERLLPPSTPELDAYLRTFDVRLMPGQRAEINLAAPTWIACAAAALERGFVLTIDYGYLSDELYTPQRRNGTLLCYHKHSTNEDPYRLVGEQDITTHINFSSLVEAGKEAGLAAVWYGEQYRFLLGVGLMEELMQLVAQAKDEHESLKHRLAIKKLMMPEGGMGDTFKVLIQAKGVQDPQLLCMRKWGMGL comes from the coding sequence ATGGCAGAGGCAGCAGCGACGACGAAACTGGCAGAAATCATCCTTAAACGCATCCGCTCCCGCGGTGACATCACCTTCGCCTCCTTCATGGAGAGCGCTCTCTACGAACCAGATCTCGGCTACTACACCTCCCCCGGGCGCAAGGTTGGCGCCGAGGGGGATTTCTACACCAGCATGAACGTGCACAGCGCCTTCGGCCGCCTGATTTCGCGCGAAATCGGGCGATTCTGGGAACTGCTGGGATGCCCCGACTCCTTCACCGTCGCCGAAGCCGGCGCCGGGGGGGGACAACTGGCACAGGACATCCTTGACGCCGTTTCCGAGGAGAATGTCGGGTTATACGCCGTCTTGACCTACCGCCTCATCGAGAAGGAACCGTCCCTCAAGGAGGCCCAGGCCTCGCGCCTTGAGCGGCACGCCGAACGGCTGGCGTGGAGTTCGCCCCAGGAACTGGCCGACGGCCAGCTGAAATTCACCGGCTGCATCATCTCCAACGAACTGTTCGACGCCATGCCGGTGCACCTGGTCGAAATGACGGAGGACGGCCTCAAGGAGGTGTTCGTCTCGGCCGACGCGAGCGGCTTCCGCGAGAGACTCCTCCCCCCCTCCACGCCGGAACTGGATGCCTACCTGCGCACGTTCGACGTGCGGCTCATGCCCGGCCAGCGTGCCGAGATCAACCTTGCCGCACCCACCTGGATCGCCTGCGCCGCCGCTGCACTGGAGCGCGGTTTCGTCCTTACCATCGATTACGGCTATCTCTCCGACGAGCTTTACACCCCCCAGCGGCGCAACGGCACCCTGCTCTGCTACCACAAGCACAGCACCAACGAGGACCCGTACCGGCTGGTGGGCGAGCAGGATATCACCACCCACATCAACTTCAGTTCGCTGGTCGAGGCGGGCAAGGAGGCGGGACTTGCCGCGGTCTGGTACGGCGAGCAGTACCGCTTCCTGCTGGGCGTGGGGCTCATGGAGGAACTGATGCAGCTCGTGGCCCAGGCGAAGGACGAGCATGAAAGCCTGAAGCACCGGCTCGCCATCAAGAAGCTGATGATGCCCGAAGGTGGGATGGGCGATACCTTCAAGGTGCTGATCCAGGCCAAGGGGGTGCAGGACCCGCAGCTTTTGTGCATGAGAAAGTGGGGGATGGGGCTTTGA
- a CDS encoding HAD family hydrolase, which translates to MSIKAIVFDLDGTLYQEERLGEEVNRSAILYVADLKKLSPAEAEALLEETRTADGAGGTLSRAVVALGGTLQEMHRRFAADCHPEKLLKPDRRVRELLQLLSTRFRLHLYTNNNRDLSRRIMAQIRVDDLLDRVFTIEDYWIPKPDRRIIEDILAKIGCLPQETLFVGDRYRVDLAVPESMGCPVFEMKTTEELLTLADLVH; encoded by the coding sequence TTGAGCATCAAGGCCATCGTCTTCGACCTGGACGGGACGCTGTACCAGGAGGAGCGGCTGGGGGAGGAGGTCAACCGGAGCGCCATCCTCTACGTCGCCGATCTGAAGAAACTTTCCCCGGCAGAGGCCGAAGCGCTCCTCGAGGAGACCCGCACGGCCGACGGCGCGGGGGGCACGCTGAGCCGCGCAGTGGTCGCCCTGGGTGGAACCCTGCAGGAGATGCACAGACGGTTCGCCGCCGACTGCCACCCCGAGAAACTGCTCAAGCCGGACCGCCGTGTCCGGGAACTGCTGCAACTCCTCTCAACCCGCTTCCGGCTGCATCTCTACACCAACAACAACCGCGACCTTTCCCGCCGCATAATGGCACAGATCAGGGTGGACGACCTGCTGGACCGGGTCTTCACCATCGAGGACTACTGGATCCCGAAGCCCGACCGCAGGATCATCGAGGACATCCTGGCCAAGATCGGCTGCCTGCCGCAGGAAACGCTCTTTGTCGGCGACCGCTACCGCGTCGACCTGGCAGTTCCGGAATCCATGGGGTGCCCCGTCTTCGAGATGAAAACCACGGAAGAGCTGCTGACACTGGCAGATCTGGTACACTGA
- a CDS encoding aspartate ammonia-lyase produces the protein MAHRLEKDTMGPVEVPEGAYYGAQTQRAVNNFPISGLKPHQALVRATVRIKKCAAIANMTTHRLARDLGEAIVKAADEALAGEFAGQFVVDPFQAGAGTSHNMNVNEVLANRANEILGGSLGEYARVNANDHVNMAQSTNDVFPTAMRLAALELAQELDNELRDLSDAFARKGIEFDHILKSGRTHLQDAVPIRLGQEFSAWAIAIANNRSGIERTFAGLRELGIGGTAVGTGLNAEEAFIDLIVEALARETGQELIRGDSLVERMQNMDPFVALSSSVKGAAVNLIKIANDLRLLSSGPRTGLGEINLPAMQPGSSIMPGKVNPVLPEVTNMVCFQVMGCDLTVALAAQAGQLELNVMMPVIGFNLLFAMEILKNCLHQLTSLCVTGITANEERCRTFLDQSVGLATVLAPSIGYAAAAEVAKESAKSGKSIREVILERGILTEEELEEVLAPYPLTTPGVHGKE, from the coding sequence ATGGCACACCGGTTGGAAAAAGACACCATGGGACCCGTCGAGGTCCCGGAGGGGGCCTACTACGGCGCCCAGACGCAGCGCGCTGTGAACAACTTCCCCATCTCCGGCCTTAAGCCGCACCAGGCGCTGGTGCGGGCCACGGTGCGGATCAAGAAATGCGCGGCCATCGCCAATATGACCACGCACAGGCTTGCCAGGGACCTCGGCGAGGCCATCGTCAAGGCCGCCGACGAGGCGCTCGCCGGGGAGTTCGCCGGCCAGTTCGTGGTCGACCCCTTCCAGGCCGGCGCGGGGACGTCGCACAACATGAACGTGAACGAGGTGCTCGCCAACCGCGCCAACGAGATCCTCGGGGGTAGCTTAGGCGAGTACGCCCGGGTCAACGCCAACGATCACGTCAATATGGCGCAGTCGACCAACGACGTATTCCCGACGGCGATGCGGCTGGCGGCGCTGGAGCTGGCGCAGGAGCTGGATAACGAGCTGCGCGACCTCTCCGACGCCTTCGCCCGCAAGGGAATCGAATTCGACCACATCCTCAAGTCGGGGCGCACCCACCTGCAGGACGCGGTGCCGATCCGCCTGGGGCAGGAGTTTTCCGCCTGGGCCATCGCCATCGCCAACAACCGCTCCGGCATCGAGCGCACCTTCGCGGGGCTGCGTGAACTGGGAATCGGCGGGACCGCGGTCGGGACGGGGCTGAACGCCGAGGAGGCCTTCATCGACCTGATCGTGGAGGCGCTGGCACGGGAGACCGGCCAGGAGCTGATACGGGGCGACAGTCTCGTGGAACGGATGCAGAACATGGATCCCTTCGTCGCCCTCTCCTCCAGCGTCAAGGGGGCTGCGGTCAACCTGATCAAGATCGCCAACGACCTGCGGCTGCTCTCCTCCGGCCCTCGCACCGGCCTTGGCGAGATCAACCTCCCGGCAATGCAGCCCGGCTCATCCATCATGCCCGGCAAGGTGAACCCGGTGCTCCCGGAGGTGACCAACATGGTCTGCTTCCAGGTGATGGGGTGCGACCTCACCGTGGCGCTGGCGGCGCAGGCCGGACAGCTGGAGCTGAACGTGATGATGCCGGTGATAGGCTTCAACCTGCTCTTCGCGATGGAGATACTGAAAAACTGCCTGCACCAGCTGACTTCCCTCTGCGTCACGGGGATCACCGCCAACGAGGAGCGCTGCCGCACCTTCCTCGACCAGTCGGTGGGGCTCGCCACGGTGCTGGCGCCGAGCATCGGCTACGCCGCGGCGGCCGAGGTCGCCAAGGAATCCGCCAAGAGCGGCAAGAGCATCAGGGAGGTGATCCTGGAGCGGGGCATACTGACCGAGGAGGAGCTCGAAGAGGTGCTGGCCCCCTACCCGCTCACGACACCCGGGGTGCACGGCAAGGAGTAG
- a CDS encoding NifU family protein, with the protein MTEEVKAILENIRPALQADGGDVELVEVTDDGIVKVRLVGACGHCPMSTMTLKMGIERTIKEKIPGVKEVVSV; encoded by the coding sequence ATGACCGAGGAAGTAAAAGCAATTCTGGAGAACATCAGGCCGGCGCTTCAGGCGGACGGCGGCGATGTTGAACTTGTAGAAGTAACCGACGACGGCATCGTCAAGGTGCGGCTGGTTGGGGCATGCGGCCACTGCCCGATGTCCACCATGACCCTCAAGATGGGGATCGAGAGGACCATCAAGGAGAAGATCCCCGGCGTCAAGGAAGTCGTCTCCGTCTAA
- a CDS encoding phospholipase D-like domain-containing protein, with translation MTSVRRKRKQLLFQTAKFFDFFRRNTEAVTFLGNRATLYRYGSEFFTALLEALPLARESICLEFYTIADDETGRMVADGLIAAASRGVRVYVLYDYIGCFETPAAYFKRLAKGGVNCAPFNPPPFRRGIAWFDKRDHRKLVIIDGWRIFTGGMNIADVYSGLGKKKTKWRDVGLRIEGEAGLELLRLFRETWSEEAGVPPVGCDPAPVPKLDGDAKVMVVNGGPHQKRSFIRSAFRVAIAGASESVTIASPYFIPGPRVIRSLLRAAGRGVRVRLLLPYKSDVPLVRLVSRTYYGQLLKNGVEIHEMDSAVLHAKVLLIDGNWTMVGSANMDLRSFHRNYELNVVVDSHAFGAQVADMLETDFAGTRRIVLHEHERRGWPVRALERLFSPVAWFL, from the coding sequence ATGACCAGCGTGCGGCGAAAAAGAAAGCAGTTGCTGTTTCAGACCGCGAAGTTCTTCGACTTCTTCCGGAGGAACACCGAGGCCGTTACCTTTTTGGGGAACCGCGCCACGCTGTACCGTTACGGGTCGGAGTTCTTCACCGCTCTTTTGGAGGCGCTGCCGCTGGCCCGCGAAAGCATCTGCCTGGAGTTCTACACCATCGCCGACGACGAGACCGGGCGCATGGTGGCAGACGGGCTCATCGCCGCCGCCTCGCGCGGGGTCCGGGTCTACGTCCTCTACGACTACATCGGCTGTTTCGAAACCCCTGCCGCTTACTTCAAAAGGCTCGCCAAGGGAGGCGTCAATTGCGCCCCCTTCAACCCGCCCCCCTTCCGCCGGGGGATCGCCTGGTTCGACAAGCGCGATCACCGTAAACTCGTGATCATCGACGGATGGCGCATCTTTACCGGCGGCATGAACATAGCCGACGTCTACTCCGGCTTGGGGAAGAAGAAGACCAAGTGGCGGGACGTGGGACTGCGCATCGAGGGAGAGGCGGGGCTCGAACTTTTGCGCCTGTTCCGCGAAACCTGGAGCGAGGAGGCGGGCGTCCCGCCGGTGGGATGCGACCCCGCCCCGGTGCCGAAACTTGACGGCGATGCCAAGGTCATGGTAGTGAACGGCGGACCGCACCAGAAGCGGAGCTTCATAAGAAGCGCCTTCAGGGTCGCCATCGCGGGCGCCTCCGAAAGCGTCACCATCGCGAGCCCCTACTTCATACCGGGTCCGCGGGTGATCCGGTCGCTGCTGCGCGCGGCGGGACGCGGGGTAAGGGTGAGGCTCCTGCTCCCCTACAAAAGCGACGTCCCGCTGGTGCGCCTGGTGAGCCGGACCTATTACGGTCAGCTTTTGAAAAACGGCGTGGAGATCCACGAGATGGACAGCGCCGTCCTGCACGCCAAGGTGCTCCTCATCGACGGCAACTGGACCATGGTCGGCTCCGCCAACATGGACCTGAGAAGCTTTCACAGGAACTATGAGCTGAACGTGGTGGTGGACAGCCACGCTTTCGGCGCGCAGGTGGCCGACATGCTGGAGACCGATTTCGCCGGCACGCGGCGCATCGTGCTGCACGAACACGAGAGGCGCGGCTGGCCGGTGCGCGCCCTGGAGCGCCTGTTCAGCCCGGTCGCCTGGTTTTTGTAA
- a CDS encoding endonuclease MutS2, protein MIDKDTLKRLEFDKILETAATFAHCEASHDGALAIEPLDSRQEMELRLGLVDEIRKLTRLGIALKLAPFEDITPQVKAVRPAGAVIAPVALQRFIPTLRVMAAVASQLSFRSDVPLLLAEAGCVTGFPDLLNPLEHTVNEEGEILDTASRLLADIRGRKKGLTARIKKRLEEIVRERHTAIFLQDDFITQRSGRWVIPVRMDSKGMVPGVVHDVSNSGETAFMEPLEIIGLANELENLVADERAEEIRIVRQICDWIREDAEAILQQFEALVELDILNCIATLSDRLKSETPVIADTPTILLKSARHPILTLMGKEVVPLDLEMAAENRVMVVTGPNTGGKTIAIKNAGLLSVMALCGMPVPALPGTVLPMVRSILVDIGDEQSIEESLSTFSAHISKISSIIGHADRDALVLLDELGTGTEPGQGAAIACAVLKELQNKGALVVATTHLTEIIGFVQREPGMVNAAMAFDRQKLAPLYRLVVGEPGESHALEIASRYGLPERVVSFARGMIGTMEADFHALLRDLKEKREQLDRTLSELSEREEKLSRAESNLVDRRDEAARLVQDAREKGLLEAQQIISKARREVAAMIDEAKREKAREAKERLDQAAREVEAALDGLHPEENVDPEAVSAGDVLFVKPLNCDATILSVDRRAGRARVRAGSMELDVALSSLLKPKGKEPKKVRKQRARQQEAESAVQEPATSINLLGRRVEEAIGELEPFLNHASLERISEVRVVHGKGTGALMKGVRAYLAGHPLVAEFRTGERFEGGDGVTVVTLR, encoded by the coding sequence ATGATCGACAAGGACACCCTGAAGCGGCTGGAATTCGACAAGATCCTCGAAACCGCCGCAACCTTCGCCCACTGCGAGGCATCCCACGACGGTGCCCTCGCCATTGAACCACTTGATTCCCGGCAGGAGATGGAACTGCGCCTGGGGCTCGTCGACGAGATCCGCAAGCTGACGCGGCTCGGCATCGCGCTCAAACTCGCCCCCTTCGAGGACATCACCCCGCAGGTGAAGGCCGTGCGTCCCGCCGGCGCGGTCATCGCTCCGGTCGCCTTGCAGCGTTTCATCCCCACCCTGCGCGTCATGGCCGCGGTGGCCTCCCAACTCTCCTTCCGCAGCGACGTGCCGCTGCTCCTCGCCGAGGCCGGATGCGTCACCGGATTCCCCGACCTTCTGAACCCGCTCGAGCACACGGTCAACGAGGAGGGTGAGATCCTCGACACCGCCTCGCGGCTTTTGGCGGACATCCGCGGCAGGAAAAAGGGGCTCACCGCCCGCATCAAGAAGCGGCTGGAGGAGATCGTGCGCGAGCGGCACACCGCGATCTTCCTGCAGGACGACTTCATCACCCAGAGGTCCGGGCGCTGGGTCATCCCGGTGCGCATGGATTCCAAGGGGATGGTCCCCGGGGTGGTGCACGACGTCTCCAACTCCGGGGAGACCGCGTTCATGGAGCCGCTGGAGATCATCGGACTCGCCAACGAACTGGAGAACCTGGTGGCCGACGAGCGCGCCGAGGAGATCCGCATCGTCCGGCAGATCTGCGACTGGATCAGGGAGGACGCCGAGGCCATCCTGCAGCAGTTCGAGGCGCTGGTCGAACTCGACATCCTGAACTGCATCGCCACCCTGAGCGACCGGCTCAAGAGCGAAACCCCGGTCATCGCCGACACCCCCACCATTTTGCTCAAGTCGGCGCGCCACCCGATCCTCACCCTCATGGGGAAGGAGGTGGTCCCCCTGGACCTGGAAATGGCCGCGGAGAACCGGGTCATGGTGGTCACCGGCCCGAACACCGGCGGCAAGACCATCGCCATCAAGAACGCGGGACTTCTCTCCGTCATGGCCCTGTGCGGCATGCCGGTCCCCGCCCTCCCCGGGACCGTGCTGCCGATGGTCAGGAGCATCCTGGTGGACATCGGAGACGAGCAATCCATCGAGGAGAGCCTCTCCACCTTCTCGGCCCACATCTCCAAGATCTCCAGCATCATCGGGCACGCCGACCGCGACGCGCTGGTGCTCCTGGACGAACTGGGCACCGGCACCGAGCCGGGACAGGGGGCGGCCATCGCCTGCGCCGTCCTGAAGGAGCTGCAGAACAAGGGTGCGCTCGTCGTCGCCACCACCCACTTGACCGAGATCATCGGCTTCGTGCAGCGCGAACCGGGCATGGTGAACGCGGCCATGGCCTTCGACCGGCAGAAGCTCGCGCCGCTGTACCGGCTGGTGGTGGGAGAGCCTGGCGAGTCGCACGCCCTCGAGATCGCCAGCCGCTACGGCCTCCCCGAGCGGGTGGTGAGCTTCGCGCGCGGCATGATCGGCACCATGGAGGCGGATTTTCACGCCCTCTTGCGCGACCTGAAGGAGAAGCGCGAGCAGTTGGACCGCACCCTCTCCGAGCTTTCCGAGCGGGAGGAGAAACTCTCGCGGGCGGAAAGTAACCTGGTGGACCGCCGCGACGAGGCCGCGAGGCTCGTGCAGGACGCCCGCGAGAAGGGGCTTTTGGAGGCGCAGCAGATCATCTCCAAGGCGCGCCGCGAGGTGGCCGCCATGATCGACGAGGCCAAGCGCGAGAAGGCGCGCGAGGCCAAGGAGAGACTGGACCAGGCGGCACGCGAGGTCGAGGCGGCGCTGGACGGACTGCATCCGGAAGAGAACGTCGACCCGGAAGCGGTCTCCGCCGGGGACGTCCTCTTCGTGAAGCCGCTCAACTGCGACGCCACCATCCTCTCGGTCGATCGCCGCGCCGGACGGGCCCGCGTACGCGCCGGAAGCATGGAACTGGACGTGGCGCTCTCGTCGCTGTTAAAGCCCAAGGGGAAAGAGCCGAAGAAGGTACGTAAACAGCGCGCCCGGCAGCAGGAAGCCGAGTCCGCGGTGCAGGAGCCCGCGACCAGCATCAACCTCCTGGGGCGGCGGGTGGAGGAAGCCATCGGCGAACTGGAGCCCTTCTTGAACCACGCCTCCCTGGAACGGATCTCCGAGGTCCGGGTGGTGCACGGCAAGGGAACCGGCGCCCTGATGAAGGGGGTGCGCGCCTACCTGGCCGGGCACCCGCTGGTGGCCGAGTTCCGGACCGGGGAGCGTTTCGAAGGGGGCGACGGAGTCACCGTGGTGACGCTGCGCTAG
- a CDS encoding dihydrofolate reductase, protein MIISIIAAMSDNRVIGAHGKLPWNIPADLARFRTLTMGHAVLMGRKTFESIGHPLDGRKNIVLSKSMARTDGVIVARTLQEGIAAAEGDEELFICGGEAVFREALPLCQRIYLTVVHGRYEGDVFFPQPPCSFTELHREEFLEGSPSTTYLVLEKVDQIQPGSDVFELREKGVEALNRQLYFLARCCFGQAQALEESAETASDLAFSQAKSGGDAGEALKLAERALREDPNNLRIRLNLGRIQVLAGEKGKGLETLRKGVQMGGGQEFYTELAKCGTRGTPPIKSLPRSHPLNRYLGLLMHKLNMRGQ, encoded by the coding sequence ATGATCATCTCCATCATAGCTGCCATGTCTGACAACAGGGTGATAGGCGCCCACGGGAAACTTCCCTGGAACATCCCCGCCGACCTGGCCCGTTTCAGAACCCTCACCATGGGGCATGCGGTGCTGATGGGGAGAAAGACCTTCGAGTCGATCGGGCATCCGCTGGACGGACGCAAGAACATCGTGCTCAGCAAGAGCATGGCGCGCACCGACGGTGTCATCGTCGCCCGGACCCTCCAGGAGGGGATCGCGGCCGCCGAGGGGGACGAGGAGCTCTTCATCTGCGGCGGGGAGGCTGTGTTCCGCGAGGCGCTCCCCTTGTGCCAGAGGATCTACCTCACCGTGGTGCACGGCCGGTACGAGGGGGACGTGTTCTTCCCGCAGCCCCCCTGCTCGTTCACAGAACTGCACCGGGAGGAATTTCTGGAGGGCTCCCCCAGCACCACGTACCTGGTGCTGGAAAAGGTGGACCAGATCCAGCCGGGGAGCGACGTATTCGAGCTCAGGGAAAAGGGGGTGGAAGCACTAAACCGCCAGCTCTACTTCCTGGCCCGCTGCTGTTTCGGCCAGGCACAGGCCCTGGAGGAGTCTGCGGAAACCGCGTCCGACCTCGCCTTCAGCCAGGCCAAAAGCGGAGGAGACGCAGGCGAGGCGCTAAAGCTCGCCGAACGGGCCTTGCGTGAAGATCCAAACAACCTCCGTATCCGGTTGAACCTGGGGCGCATCCAGGTCCTCGCCGGGGAGAAGGGGAAGGGGCTGGAGACGCTGCGCAAAGGGGTGCAGATGGGGGGTGGGCAGGAATTCTACACCGAGCTCGCCAAGTGCGGCACCAGGGGAACGCCCCCGATCAAGTCCCTCCCCCGGAGCCACCCGCTGAACCGGTATCTCGGTCTTTTGATGCACAAGTTGAACATGCGGGGGCAATAA